One Methanolobus sp. WCC4 DNA segment encodes these proteins:
- a CDS encoding formylmethanofuran dehydrogenase, with protein MTIEIELVKEVDHLCDYTFNFHWHNENLDPDSVIPYQKGTELTYRDLVNELKSSGEVHIIGNAGKNFAYSMGADLKHFGGSGEAEKAGRIFITGNVGPETGMGMVSGTLYVKGNIEYPLGNIVELVSDAEDFRKFRSITDILCNGLGEDELIGNEFSEEQKTLVLKDGIARGTVAARCNCDAKVVIEGDSWNGTGLLAEKATVIVNGNAGMNTGSHLNGGTVVVHGDVGEFAGAYMKDGKLIFLNAKGFIGAGMEGGSIYSKSKAKTSPPAAKSRMKGEESKLIRELMDAGRVESMLYNKYEPDKEKEKYVEVHMRDGSIVMRKID; from the coding sequence ATGACCATAGAGATCGAGCTGGTCAAAGAGGTGGATCACCTCTGCGACTACACTTTTAATTTCCACTGGCATAACGAGAACCTTGATCCTGATTCGGTCATACCATACCAGAAAGGCACGGAACTAACATACAGGGACCTTGTAAATGAGCTGAAAAGCAGTGGCGAGGTTCACATAATAGGAAATGCAGGTAAGAACTTCGCCTACAGTATGGGTGCTGACCTGAAACACTTCGGAGGAAGTGGAGAGGCTGAAAAGGCAGGCAGGATATTCATAACAGGGAATGTCGGACCGGAGACCGGTATGGGAATGGTATCCGGAACCCTCTATGTCAAAGGAAATATTGAATATCCTCTGGGTAACATCGTGGAACTTGTGTCAGATGCAGAGGATTTCAGGAAATTCCGCTCGATCACGGATATCCTCTGCAACGGACTTGGAGAGGATGAACTCATAGGGAATGAGTTCAGCGAAGAACAGAAAACACTTGTCCTCAAAGATGGTATTGCCAGGGGAACTGTCGCTGCAAGATGTAATTGTGATGCAAAGGTTGTCATTGAAGGAGATTCCTGGAACGGAACCGGCCTGCTTGCAGAGAAAGCCACGGTCATAGTGAATGGTAATGCGGGAATGAACACCGGTTCACATCTCAATGGAGGTACCGTTGTTGTTCACGGTGATGTGGGAGAGTTCGCCGGAGCTTACATGAAAGACGGAAAACTCATCTTCCTGAATGCTAAAGGTTTCATTGGTGCCGGAATGGAAGGTGGCTCGATCTACTCCAAAAGTAAGGCAAAGACAAGTCCTCCTGCTGCAAAGTCCAGAATGAAAGGAGAGGAGAGTAAACTTATCAGGGAACTCATGGATGCAGGAAGGGTTGAATCCATGCTCTACAACAAGTATGAACCTGATAAGGAAAAAGAGAAATACGTAGAAGTACACATGCGTGACGGGTCCATTGTCATGCGTAAGATAGACTGA